One segment of Macrotis lagotis isolate mMagLag1 chromosome 1, bilby.v1.9.chrom.fasta, whole genome shotgun sequence DNA contains the following:
- the GNPDA1 gene encoding glucosamine-6-phosphate deaminase 1 yields the protein MKLIILEDYLQASEWAAKYIRNRIIQFGPGPNKYFILGLPTGSTPLECYKKLIQYYKNGDLSFKYVKTFNMDEYVGLPRDHPESYHSFMWNNFFKHIDICPTNTHILDGNAADLQAECDAFEKKIKEAGGIELFLGGIGPDGHIAFNEPGSSLVSRTRVKTLAMDTILANSRFFNGDLSKVPTMALTVGVGTVMDAREVVVLITGAHKAFALHKAIEEGISHMWTVSAFQQHPRAVFVCDEDATLELKVKTVKYFKGLMLVHNKLVEPLYSIKETEKSQSSKKPYSD from the exons ATGAAGCTCATCATTCTAGAAGATTACCTTCAGGCTAGTGAATGGGCTGCCAAATATATTAGAAATCGAATTATTCAGTTTGGTCCAGGACCCAACAAGTATTTCATTTTGGGACTTCCTACAG GGAGTACTCCTCTTGAGTGCTACAAGAAGCTGATCCAGTATTATAAGAATGGGGACCTCTCCTTCAAGTACGTGAAGACATTTAACATGGATGAGTATGTGG GCCTCCCACGTGATCATCCTGAGAGCTACCATTCTTTCATGTGGAACAATTTCTTCAAGCACATTGACATTTGCCCTACAAACACCCATATCCTCGATGGAAATGCAGCTGATCTGCAGGCAGAATGTGATGCTTTTGAAAAGAAGATCAAGGAAGCTGGAGGGATTGAGCTTTTTCTTGGag GTATTGGTCCTGATGGGCACATCGCATTCAACGAACCTGGCTCGAGTCTGGTGTCTAGAACTCGAGTGAAGACTCTGGCCATGGATACCATCCTAGCCAATTCCCGGTTCTTCAATGGAGATCTCTCAAAAGTCCCTACGATGGCTCTGACTGTGGGTGTGGGTACAGTCATGGATGCCAGAGAG GTTGTAGTCCTAATTACGGGAGCCCACAAGGCATTTGCACTGCACAAGGCCATTGAGGAGGGGATTAGTCATATGTGGACTGTATCTGCCTTCCAGCAGCATCCCCGTGCAGTATTTGTGTGTGATGAAGATGCTACACTGGAGCTTAAAGTGAAAACTGTTAAGTATTTCAAAG gGTTGATGCTTGTTCATAACAAACTAGTGGAACCACTGTACAgtataaaagaaactgagaaaagtcAATCTTCAAAGAAACCATATAGTGACTAA